Sequence from the Candidatus Amarolinea dominans genome:
CTTCGCCGCCCACATACGCCCTCATCCCGGTGCGCCGACCCTTGCCGAACTGCGTGGCCCCATCGAACGCATCATAGCTGTAATCGGCCAACACCATCCCGCTGCTGCTGCCGCTCTGCCATTTCTGCGTCAGCCGGTTCCAGTCCGTCATAGCCAAACCCTATCGTGACATTCCGCGCATCGGTCTGCGCCACCAGGTTCCCGGCCGTGTCGTACGTGTAACTCCACGCACCCATGTCCGGGTCGTTCATACTCGTCTTGCGCCCCAGCAGGTCGTACGTGATCGTCGTCACCGCCCCATCCGGCCCGGTCATCTGCAGCAGCCGGTCGGCGATGTCGTAAGCATAGGTCGTCACCCCGTTCGCATTCGCATTCCAGGCCGGCGTCGGACACGTGGCCGTGCCGCTGCCCAGTCGGTCGCCAGCCAGCGGGCGCGGGCGGGGCGGGGGGCTCGGGGCGCTTTGCGCTGATACCGTCGTCGCCAGAGTGGTAACAAGCATCAACTCTGCCGTGCAAAAAGGGGACATCAAACACCTCCTCTACCCTAGATAACGCTACTTTATCACAGCGTTACTTTACCCAACTTTGGTAGTGGTGTCCAGTCCTCAT
This genomic interval carries:
- a CDS encoding RHS repeat protein is translated as MLVTTLATTVSAQSAPSPPPRPRPLAGDRLGSGTATCPTPAWNANANGVTTYAYDIADRLLQMTGPDGAVTTITYDLLGRKTSMNDPDMGAWSYTYDTAGNLVAQTDARNVTIGFGYDGLEPADAEMAERQQQRDGVGRLQL